In Streptomyces dangxiongensis, one DNA window encodes the following:
- a CDS encoding poly-gamma-glutamate biosynthesis protein PgsC/CapC: MIPANLNAQTAALGIALGLVFSLVCYLTTNLSPGGMITPGWIALTLVTDVRMAGLMVVVAAGTYFLMKLVQRTVILYGKRLFAAIVLCAVLMQTTVMLTLSHEFPLLYTSQTLGFIVPGLVSYQMARQPLAATVISTTAVTLATYVVLVAGLLIGALPTG, encoded by the coding sequence GTGATCCCCGCCAACCTCAACGCACAGACCGCCGCGCTCGGGATCGCCCTCGGGCTGGTCTTCTCGCTCGTCTGCTATCTGACCACCAACCTCTCCCCCGGGGGCATGATCACCCCGGGCTGGATCGCCCTCACGCTCGTCACCGACGTGCGGATGGCCGGGCTGATGGTCGTTGTAGCGGCGGGAACGTACTTCCTGATGAAGCTGGTGCAGCGCACGGTGATCCTCTACGGCAAGCGGCTGTTCGCCGCCATCGTGCTGTGCGCGGTGCTGATGCAGACCACCGTGATGCTCACCCTCAGCCACGAGTTTCCGCTGCTGTACACGTCACAGACCCTTGGCTTCATCGTCCCCGGCCTGGTCTCCTACCAGATGGCCCGTCAGCCGCTGGCGGCCACGGTCATCTCGACCACGGCGGTGACCCTGGCCACCTACGTGGTGCTCGTCGCCGGTCTGTTGATCGGGGCCCTGCCCACCGGCTGA
- a CDS encoding NlpC/P60 family protein has protein sequence MHSAPDGRRSGPTRRAVFRTIAGVAAAGAAGGYAWDRLGHGSHDNGGTAGAGSGPSARPTGPHTFERLSAPGRTVVRAGDGGTLATFTDGARTAVLTGPSRTFSEPRTTEAKVTTDAWVRVLPHAWQQGMEKSAWFEGWFRKALVDSSPDVFAVAFQYSSAGAPDKHNAAGVRYAGTAHFGPRNAEVNNPLDFAFHDEQSDFYDYLGTDWTFPDGTRVQPEKARYGDVDCSGFQRLVWGYRMGIPLHNTNARGTGLPRRAFAIAAYGPGRLVIPHTGRQQATDLGVLQPGDLVFFAIIKDRPDFIDHCGMYMGLDDQGRHRFYSSRSAANGPTLGDLSGRSLLDGTDFYARGFRAARRL, from the coding sequence ATGCACTCCGCACCTGACGGCAGGCGAAGCGGCCCGACTCGCCGCGCCGTGTTCCGGACGATCGCGGGCGTGGCGGCCGCCGGGGCGGCGGGCGGGTACGCCTGGGACCGCCTCGGGCACGGCAGCCACGACAACGGCGGTACGGCAGGCGCGGGCTCCGGCCCGAGCGCCCGGCCCACCGGGCCCCACACCTTCGAGCGGCTGTCCGCCCCCGGCCGCACCGTGGTCCGCGCCGGCGACGGCGGCACGCTCGCCACTTTCACCGACGGCGCCCGTACGGCCGTACTCACCGGGCCCAGCCGCACCTTCAGCGAGCCGCGCACCACCGAGGCCAAGGTGACCACGGACGCCTGGGTGCGGGTGCTGCCGCACGCGTGGCAGCAGGGCATGGAGAAGTCCGCCTGGTTCGAGGGCTGGTTCCGCAAGGCGCTCGTCGACAGCAGCCCGGACGTCTTCGCCGTGGCGTTCCAGTACAGCAGCGCCGGGGCGCCCGACAAGCACAACGCTGCCGGCGTGCGCTACGCGGGCACCGCGCACTTCGGCCCGCGCAATGCCGAGGTCAACAACCCGCTGGACTTCGCCTTCCACGACGAGCAGTCCGACTTCTACGACTATCTGGGCACGGACTGGACCTTCCCGGACGGCACGCGTGTGCAGCCGGAGAAGGCCCGCTACGGCGATGTCGACTGCTCCGGCTTCCAGCGTCTGGTGTGGGGCTACCGCATGGGCATCCCCCTGCACAACACCAACGCCCGGGGCACCGGTCTGCCGCGCCGCGCCTTCGCCATCGCCGCCTACGGTCCCGGCCGCCTGGTGATCCCCCACACCGGCAGGCAGCAGGCCACCGACCTGGGCGTCCTGCAACCCGGCGATCTGGTCTTCTTCGCCATCATCAAGGACCGGCCGGACTTCATCGACCACTGCGGCATGTACATGGGCCTCGACGACCAGGGCCGGCACCGCTTCTACTCCAGTCGCTCCGCCGCCAACGGCCCCACTCTGGGTGACCTGTCGGGCCGCTCACTGCTGGACGGCACCGACTTCTACGCCCGCGGCTTCCGGGCGGCCCGCCGCCTGTGA